In the genome of Mucilaginibacter defluvii, one region contains:
- the lhgO gene encoding L-2-hydroxyglutarate oxidase, which translates to MGNEYDLILIGGGIVGLATAFKINSRNPDLKILLLEKEDHVAAHQTGHNSGVIHSGIYYKPNSYKARLCISGRRELVEFAKEHRIPHDICGKVIVATDPSELQHMNRVYNNGLANGVEGIEKIGIDRIKEIEPYCSGIEGIWVPCTGIIDFASVAAKYKEIIEARFPQSRVLTGYEVTGIDRQGDVTTVATPRGIFKAKNIIACAGLQADRIAQKTGINTDARIIGFRGDYYDLSEKGMSKVRNLIYPVPDPKFPFLGVHFTRMIQGGVECGPNAVFVFKREGYGKTDFSLRDTAAAFGFKGTWKFFAKHWKFGIDEYQRAFSKRMFLDRLQKLIPSLQMDDIVPGRAGVRAMAVSSNGEMIDDFKIEQQGNMIHVLNAPSPAATASLAIGNEIAGMASKQFGYY; encoded by the coding sequence ATGGGTAACGAGTATGATCTGATTTTAATTGGCGGGGGTATTGTAGGCCTGGCCACAGCATTTAAAATAAATTCACGTAACCCTGATCTGAAAATACTGCTGCTTGAAAAGGAAGACCACGTGGCTGCGCATCAAACCGGCCATAATTCAGGCGTTATCCATTCAGGTATATATTACAAACCCAATTCGTACAAGGCGCGCTTGTGTATATCGGGCCGCAGGGAATTGGTTGAGTTTGCTAAAGAGCACCGCATCCCGCATGATATATGCGGTAAGGTGATCGTGGCAACTGATCCGTCTGAACTGCAACACATGAACCGCGTTTACAACAACGGTTTGGCTAACGGGGTTGAAGGTATCGAGAAGATAGGTATCGACCGTATAAAAGAGATCGAACCATATTGCAGCGGTATTGAAGGTATTTGGGTGCCGTGTACCGGTATTATTGATTTTGCAAGCGTTGCCGCTAAATATAAAGAGATAATAGAAGCCCGCTTTCCGCAAAGCAGGGTGTTGACCGGCTACGAGGTAACCGGTATTGACCGCCAGGGTGATGTTACTACGGTAGCCACGCCGAGAGGAATTTTTAAAGCGAAGAATATAATCGCCTGTGCCGGTTTGCAGGCCGACAGGATTGCCCAGAAAACAGGTATTAATACAGATGCACGCATCATCGGTTTCCGTGGCGATTACTATGACCTGTCGGAAAAAGGGATGAGCAAGGTGCGTAACCTGATCTACCCGGTGCCCGATCCTAAATTCCCGTTCCTGGGTGTTCACTTTACCCGCATGATACAGGGCGGGGTGGAATGCGGCCCGAACGCGGTATTTGTATTTAAACGCGAAGGCTACGGAAAAACTGATTTTTCATTACGCGATACGGCTGCGGCTTTCGGTTTTAAAGGTACCTGGAAGTTTTTTGCCAAGCACTGGAAGTTCGGTATCGACGAATATCAGCGTGCTTTCTCAAAACGCATGTTTTTAGATCGCCTGCAAAAACTGATCCCGAGCCTGCAAATGGATGACATTGTACCCGGCAGGGCGGGCGTTCGCGCTATGGCGGTTAGTAGTAATGGTGAAATGATAGATGATTTTAAAATAGAGCAGCAAGGCAACATGATACATGTGCTAAACGCCCCATCACCGGCAGCAACAGCATCATTAGCCATCGGGAATGAGATTGCCGGTATGGCCAGCAAACAGTTTGGGTACTATTAA
- the gmd gene encoding GDP-mannose 4,6-dehydratase yields the protein MGKKALITGITGQDGAYLTELLLSKGYEVHGIKRRSSLFNTDRIDHLYQDPHELNPKLVLHYGDLSDSTNLIRIVQDVQPDEIYNLGAMSHVKVSFDTPEYTANADGIGTLRILEAVRILGLTEKTKIYQASTSELYGLVQAVPQSETTPFYPRSPYAVAKLYGYWITVNYREAYGMYACNGILFNHESPLRGETFVTRKITRGTAKIAMGLQDKLYLGNLDAQRDWGHAKDYVEAMYLILQQETPEDYVIATGVTTRVREFVRMSFAETGIEIEFKGEGAEEKAYVVSCNNPLYQLPVGKEVVAVDPKYFRPTEVELLIGDPTKSNQKLGWKPKYDLQGLVKEMMASDLELFEREKLLKDSGYSIKNQYE from the coding sequence ATGGGCAAAAAAGCATTAATTACAGGTATAACAGGTCAGGACGGTGCATACTTAACCGAACTGTTGCTGAGCAAAGGTTACGAGGTTCACGGTATTAAACGCCGTAGTTCATTGTTCAATACCGACAGGATTGACCACCTTTATCAGGATCCGCACGAACTTAACCCGAAACTGGTTTTGCATTACGGCGACCTGAGCGACTCAACCAACCTGATACGCATTGTACAGGATGTACAGCCCGATGAAATTTATAACCTGGGTGCCATGAGCCACGTAAAAGTGAGCTTTGATACACCTGAATATACCGCTAATGCCGATGGTATTGGTACACTGCGTATACTGGAAGCGGTACGTATTTTAGGTTTAACTGAAAAAACCAAGATCTACCAGGCATCAACTTCTGAGCTTTATGGTTTGGTGCAGGCTGTTCCGCAATCAGAAACTACACCTTTCTACCCACGCTCGCCTTACGCGGTGGCTAAGTTATACGGTTACTGGATCACGGTTAACTATCGCGAAGCTTACGGTATGTATGCCTGCAACGGAATCCTGTTCAACCACGAAAGCCCGCTGCGTGGCGAAACCTTTGTAACCCGTAAAATTACTCGCGGTACCGCTAAGATTGCCATGGGCTTACAGGATAAACTTTACCTGGGTAACCTTGACGCGCAACGCGACTGGGGACACGCTAAAGATTATGTTGAGGCGATGTACCTGATATTACAGCAGGAAACTCCGGAAGATTATGTTATCGCGACTGGTGTAACTACCCGCGTGCGTGAGTTTGTTCGTATGTCATTTGCTGAAACTGGTATCGAAATTGAATTTAAAGGTGAAGGTGCAGAAGAAAAAGCATACGTAGTTAGCTGCAACAACCCACTGTATCAACTGCCTGTTGGCAAAGAGGTGGTAGCGGTTGATCCTAAATATTTCCGTCCCACTGAAGTGGAATTGCTGATAGGTGATCCTACCAAATCAAACCAAAAATTAGGCTGGAAACCTAAATATGACCTGCAAGGACTGGTTAAAGAAATGATGGCTTCAGATCTTGAACTGTTTGAGCGTGAAAAATTGCTTAAAGATTCAGGTTATTCTATCAAAAATCAGTACGAATAA
- the fcl gene encoding GDP-L-fucose synthase, protein MDKNSKIYIAGHRGMVGSAIYRKLQKEGYTNIITRTSAELDLRDQKQVTDFFAAEKPDYVFLAAAKVGGIVANNTYRAEFLYDNLQIQNNIIHNAHLNGVTKLMFLGSSCIYPKMAPQPLEEDYLLTGPLEPTNEPYAIAKIAGIKMCDAYRDQYGCNYISVMPTNLYGYNDNYHPQNSHVLPALIRRFHEAKESGAATVTIWGTGSPKREFLFADDLAEACYYLMEHYNEPGLVNIGTGEDIAIKDLAYLVKDIVGFEGDIDFDTTKPDGTPRKLMDVGKLHGYGWKHTIELPEGIKLAYEDFKSKL, encoded by the coding sequence ATGGATAAGAATTCCAAGATCTATATAGCAGGGCACCGTGGAATGGTTGGTTCGGCCATTTACCGTAAACTGCAAAAGGAGGGTTATACCAATATTATAACCCGCACATCAGCCGAGCTTGACCTGCGCGACCAGAAACAGGTAACTGATTTTTTCGCTGCCGAGAAGCCCGACTACGTGTTTTTAGCCGCCGCGAAAGTGGGGGGTATTGTTGCCAATAATACTTACCGTGCCGAGTTTTTGTATGATAACCTGCAGATACAAAATAACATCATTCATAACGCCCATTTAAACGGCGTTACCAAGCTGATGTTCTTAGGTTCAAGCTGTATTTATCCTAAAATGGCCCCGCAGCCGTTGGAGGAAGATTACCTGCTTACTGGTCCGCTGGAGCCTACAAACGAGCCGTACGCTATTGCCAAGATAGCCGGTATCAAAATGTGCGATGCCTACCGTGATCAGTATGGTTGCAATTACATATCGGTAATGCCTACTAACCTTTACGGTTATAACGATAATTATCACCCGCAAAATTCGCACGTACTGCCGGCATTGATCCGCCGTTTTCATGAGGCAAAGGAGTCGGGTGCGGCTACCGTTACTATTTGGGGTACGGGCTCGCCAAAACGTGAGTTTTTGTTTGCTGATGATTTGGCCGAGGCTTGTTACTACCTGATGGAGCATTACAACGAGCCGGGTTTGGTAAACATAGGTACAGGCGAGGATATTGCTATCAAAGACCTGGCTTACCTGGTGAAAGATATTGTTGGCTTTGAGGGTGACATTGACTTTGATACCACCAAGCCCGACGGTACACCACGCAAGTTGATGGATGTAGGTAAACTGCACGGCTACGGCTGGAAACATACTATCGAGTTGCCTGAAGGCATCAAGCTGGCGTACGAAGATTTTAAAAGCAAACTGTAA